Proteins from a genomic interval of Vespula pensylvanica isolate Volc-1 chromosome 22, ASM1446617v1, whole genome shotgun sequence:
- the LOC122636610 gene encoding furin-like protease 2 isoform X1 — protein sequence MIVRVTLVCFLLVGAPIKSEAEARPRARPVPIYSNQFAVHVPEGVEAASEIAEKHGFDNHGQIGSLKNYFLFSHRRLNKRSLTESEPHHRILRDDSRVHWFQQQHEKKRKKRDFEATSFATFGDYPPFFEDFGPRPRQASFHRQRNRGVPFQNLFTDPLFKEQWYLNGGAKDGYDMNLGPAWQKGYTGKGVVVSILDDGIQTNHPDLALNYDHEASYDINDNDSDPMPRDNGDNKHGTRCAGEVAAVAFNQYCGVGVAYNSSIGGVRMLDGPVNDAVEARALGLNPDHIDIYSASWGPEDDGKTVDGPGPLARRAFIYGVTSGRKGKGSIFVWASGNGGRHTDSCNCDGYTNSIFTLSISSATQGGYKPWYLEECSSTLASTYSSGTPGNDKSVATVDMDAKLRPDHICTVEHTGTSASAPLAAGIAALALEANPSLTWRDMQYLVVLTSRSGPLEKEPGWILNGVKRKVSHKFGYGLMDAGAMVSLAEQWTNVPPQHICKSDEINEERPIDPTYGYTLSVYMDVTGCAGSLNEVRFLEHVQCKVSLRFFPRGNLRLLLTSPMGTTSTLLFERPRDVLSSSFDDWPFLSVHFWGEKADGRWTLQIINAGSRHVNSPGILKKWQLIFYGTATNPIRIRTRQFNPVQAHSPFSSVHYPFSIDDDPLAQDHRGDTDFFAPSTFQSYQGPYAGAASNVHASVATLDGSSAPLLTNRLPGDTAAASGFDSPSVPSSQIADGSLDTTRQILHDCDPQCDSQGCYGKGPTQCVACKNYRLDNTCVSRCPPRSFPNQGGVCWPCHESCEICAGAGQDSCLSCAPAHLRVTDLAVCLQQCPEGYYENTENSTCVPCEANCASCQDRPDKCTSCEHHLVMHENKCYAACPLYTYETQDYNCAPCHPSCESCNGTSENQCIACRPNLFSLGGTCRASCPAGYSADKKRRECVSCPPGCLTCATSSCISCIEGWSINKKGVCAPESRNRCDTAEYYDDGHCKPCHSTCESCAGPTEDFCISCQSPLLLQGRRCVSQCDDGYYSVAQPSRPICVPCLHTCKSCVSRLNCTACQDGLQLQSGECRSSCAQGYYSDRGQCAKCYLSCKTCSGPRRDQCVTCPTGWQLAAGECHPECPEGFFKSNFGCQKCHHYCRTCKGEGPLECTSCPAHSMLEGGLCMECLGAQYYDPLTQLCKNCHADCRRCTGPGKFSCAACSPPLHLDKLNNQCVPCCTGLEKGPHADECCLCDPETGGCRNSSPAGKRRVPSRDSSISEGYEVIDKNPDNNDSASLAVTAATTIAVAICLASVALFATIFVALQAISARRQTNMGYTQLTVRMESVDDVDADDTTELMT from the exons ATTGGCTCATTGAAGAActacttcctcttctctcaCAGACGATTGAACAAGAGATCACTGACAGAGAGCGAGCCACATCACAGAATACTGAGAGACGATTCACGG GTGCACTGGTTCCAGCAGCAACATgaaaaaaaacgtaagaagAGAGATTTCGAAGCAACGTCCTTTGCCACATTCGGCGATTATCCTCCGTTCTTCGAAGATTTCGGACCACGACCGAGACAAGCGTCGTTCCATCGGCAAAGAAATCGGGGTGTACcctttcaaaatttattcacCGATCCATTATTTAAGGAGCAGTGGTACCTG aaCGGTGGTGCCAAAGATGGATACGACATGAATTTAGGACCAGCCTGGCAAAAGGGTTACACGGGTAAAGGCGTAGTCGTGTCCATATTAGACGATGGTATTCAAACTAATCATCCGGATCTTGCGTTGAACTATGATCACGAGGCGAGTTATGACATCAATGATAACGACTCGGATCCAATGCCACGGGACAATGGTGACAACAAGCATGGCACTCGTTGTGCTGGCGAGGTCGCAGCAGTAGCTTTTAACCAATACTGCGGCGTTGGTGTTGCTTATAATTCCAGCATCGGAG GCGTGCGAATGCTCGATGGCCCGGTAAACGATGCCGTCGAAGCCAGAGCGCTAGGATTGAATCCTGATcacatagacatatatagCGCTTCTTGGGGCCCAGAAGACGATGGGAAGACGGTCGATGGTCCTGGTCCGCTTGCTAGAAGGGCTTTTATTTACGGAGTAACAAGC GGTCGGAAAGGAAAAGGCTCGATATTCGTTTGGGCTTCCGGTAACGGTGGTAGACACACGGACTCGTGTAATTGCGATGGGTATACGAACAGCATCTTCACGTTGTCGATATCGAGCGCAACTCAAGGTGGTTACAAACCGTGGTACTTGGAAGAATGTAGCTCGACCTTGGCCTCGACGTATTCTTCGGGAACACCAGGGAACGATAAAAGCGTTGCCACGGTAGACATGGACGCTAAGTTACGACCCGATCACATATGCACCGTAGAACATACAGGGACATCCGCGTCAGCCCCATTGGCGGCTGGTATCGCTGCATTGGCTCTAGAAGCAAATCCAAGTTTAACCTGGAGAGACATGCAATACCTCGTAGTGTTAACGTCGAGATCCGGACCCCTCGAAAAGGAACCCGGTTGGATACTGAACGGGGTCAAGAGAAAAGTCTCTCACAAGTTTGGATACGGGCTTATGGACGCAGGCGCTATGGTCAGTCTAGCCGAACAATGGACCAACGTGCCACCACAGCACATCTGCAAATCCGacgaaataaacgaagaacGGCCCATCGATCCTACTTACGGATATACATTGAGCGTATATATGGATGTTACCGGATGCGCCGGATCCTTGAACGAAGTTCGTTTTCTCGAGCACGTTCAGTGCAAG GTATCTCTGAGATTTTTCCCACGAGGTAATCTAAGGTTACTGTTAACCTCGCCGATGGGTACCACGTCAACTCTACTTTTCGAAAGACCACGAGATGTTCTCAGCTCCAGTTTCGACGATTGGCCTTTCCTCAGTGTACATTTCTGGGGCGAGAAAGCCGACGGACGTTGGACGTTGCAGATCATTAACGCCGGAAGTCGGCACGTCAATTCCCCAG GTATACTGAAGAAGTGGCAGCTGATATTCTATGGCACAGCAACGAACCCTATCAGGATACGGACACGTCAATTTAACCCGGTACAAGCGCATTCTCCGTTCTCGTCCGTGCATTACCCGTTCTCGATAGACGATGATCCGCTAGCTCAGGACCATCGGGGCGACACCGACTTCTTTGCTCCGTCTACCTTTCAGAGTTACCAGGGCCCCTACGCTGGTGCAGCTTCTAACGTCCACGCATCGGTGGCCACTCTCGATGGTTCCTCGGCTCCTCTCCTGACGAATCGGCTACCAGGCGATACAGCAGCAGCTTCCGGCTTTGATTCACCATCGGTTCCGTCCTCTCAGATAGCAGACGGTTCCTTGGACACCACTAGGCAGATACTTCACGACTGCGATCCACAATGTGATTCTCAAGGTTGCTACGGAAAGGGTCCAACGCAATGTGTCGCCTGTAAGAATTATCGGCTGGACAA TACGTGCGTCAGTCGCTGTCCTCCACGAAGTTTTCCGAATCAAGGTGGTGTTTGTTGGCCTTGTCACGAGTCCTGTGAAATTTGCGCTGGCGCTGGTCAAGACTCTTGCCTATCGTGCGCACCCGCTCATCTGCGAGTTACCGATCTGGCCGTTTGCCTTCAACAATGTCCGGAGGGTTATTACGAGA ATACGGAGAACAGCACGTGTGTGCCCTGCGAGGCCAATTGCGCCAGCTGCCAGGACAGACCGGACAAGTGCACCAGCTGTGAGCATCATTTGGTGATGCACGAGAACAAATGTTACGCGGCCTGTCCTCTTTACACGTACGAAACGCAGGACTATAATTGCGCACCCTGTCATCCCAGCTGCGAGTCGTGTAATGGCACGTCTGAAAATCAATGTATAGCTTGCCGACctaatttattctctcttggTG GAACCTGTCGAGCCTCTTGTCCAGCTGGTTACAGTGCCGATAAAAAACGACGCGAGTGCGTATCCTGTCCACCAGGATGCCTGACATGTGCAACCTCTAGCTGCATAAGTTGCATCGAAGGTTGGAGTATAAACAAGAAAGGCGTATGCGCGCCGGAAAGTCGAAATCGTTGCGACACTGCTGAATATTACGACGACGGACATTGCAAGCCTTGTCACTCGACTTGCGAAAGTTGTGCCGGGCCCACCGAGGACTTCTGTATATCTTGTCAAAGTCCTCTCTTACTTCAAGGTCGTCGATGCGTCTCGCAATGCGACGACGGATATTACTCAGTCGCTCAACCCTCGAGGCCGATTTGCGTGCCTTGTTTGCATACTTGTAAGAGTTGCGTCTCGCGACTTAACTGCACTGCCTGTCAAGATGGTTTACAACTTCAGAGTGGCGAATGCAGATCGTCGTGCGCGCAAGG CTATTACAGTGACAGAGGCCAATGCGCCAAATGTTATCTATCGTGTAAAACTTGTTCGGGTCCCAGAAGAGATCAATGCGTGACTTGTCCAACAGGTTGGCAATTAGCAGCTGGCGAATGTCATCCTGAATGTCCGGAAGGTTTCTTTAAGTCTAATTTTGGTTGTCAAAAGTGTCACCATTATTGTCGTACGTGTAAAG gcGAGGGTCCACTCGAGTGTACGTCTTGTCCGGCACATTCCATGTTGGAAGGTGGTTTGTGCATGGAATGTCTCGGTGCACAGTATTACGATCCGTTGACGCAACTTTGCAAGAATTGTCATGCGGATTGTCGTAGGTGTACAGGACCCGGGAAATTCAGTTGTGCCGCTTGCTCACCTCCTTTGCACTTGGACAAATTAAACAATCAATGCGTGCCCTGTTGTACGGGGCTAGAAAAGGGTCCACATGCCGACGAGTGTTGTCTCTGTGACCCGGAAACCG GTGGCTGCAGGAACAGTTCGCCGGCTGGCAAAAGAAGGGTACCATCGAGAGACTCCTCGATATCCGAAGGATACGaagtaattgataaaaatcctGATAATAACGATTCGGCTTCGTTGGCCGTCACAGCAGCTACGACAATAGCCGTGGCCATCTGTTTAGCGTCGGTTGCACTTTTCGCAACGATATTCGTTGCTCTTCAA GCAATATCAGCGAGAAGACAAACAAATATGGGTTACACGCAATTGACTGTTCGAATGGAATCCGTGGACGACGTTGACGCTGATGATACGACGGAACTGATGacttag
- the LOC122636610 gene encoding furin-like protease 2 isoform X2 — protein sequence MIVRVTLVCFLLVGAPIKSEAEARPRARPVPIYSNQFAVHVPEGVEAASEIAEKHGFDNHGQIGSLKNYFLFSHRRLNKRSLTESEPHHRILRDDSRVHWFQQQHEKKRKKRDFEATSFATFGDYPPFFEDFGPRPRQASFHRQRNRGVPFQNLFTDPLFKEQWYLNGGAKDGYDMNLGPAWQKGYTGKGVVVSILDDGIQTNHPDLALNYDHEASYDINDNDSDPMPRDNGDNKHGTRCAGEVAAVAFNQYCGVGVAYNSSIGGVRMLDGPVNDAVEARALGLNPDHIDIYSASWGPEDDGKTVDGPGPLARRAFIYGVTSGRKGKGSIFVWASGNGGRHTDSCNCDGYTNSIFTLSISSATQGGYKPWYLEECSSTLASTYSSGTPGNDKSVATVDMDAKLRPDHICTVEHTGTSASAPLAAGIAALALEANPSLTWRDMQYLVVLTSRSGPLEKEPGWILNGVKRKVSHKFGYGLMDAGAMVSLAEQWTNVPPQHICKSDEINEERPIDPTYGYTLSVYMDVTGCAGSLNEVRFLEHVQCKVSLRFFPRGNLRLLLTSPMGTTSTLLFERPRDVLSSSFDDWPFLSVHFWGEKADGRWTLQIINAGSRHVNSPGILKKWQLIFYGTATNPIRIRTRQFNPSYQGPYAGAASNVHASVATLDGSSAPLLTNRLPGDTAAASGFDSPSVPSSQIADGSLDTTRQILHDCDPQCDSQGCYGKGPTQCVACKNYRLDNTCVSRCPPRSFPNQGGVCWPCHESCEICAGAGQDSCLSCAPAHLRVTDLAVCLQQCPEGYYENTENSTCVPCEANCASCQDRPDKCTSCEHHLVMHENKCYAACPLYTYETQDYNCAPCHPSCESCNGTSENQCIACRPNLFSLGGTCRASCPAGYSADKKRRECVSCPPGCLTCATSSCISCIEGWSINKKGVCAPESRNRCDTAEYYDDGHCKPCHSTCESCAGPTEDFCISCQSPLLLQGRRCVSQCDDGYYSVAQPSRPICVPCLHTCKSCVSRLNCTACQDGLQLQSGECRSSCAQGYYSDRGQCAKCYLSCKTCSGPRRDQCVTCPTGWQLAAGECHPECPEGFFKSNFGCQKCHHYCRTCKGEGPLECTSCPAHSMLEGGLCMECLGAQYYDPLTQLCKNCHADCRRCTGPGKFSCAACSPPLHLDKLNNQCVPCCTGLEKGPHADECCLCDPETGGCRNSSPAGKRRVPSRDSSISEGYEVIDKNPDNNDSASLAVTAATTIAVAICLASVALFATIFVALQAISARRQTNMGYTQLTVRMESVDDVDADDTTELMT from the exons ATTGGCTCATTGAAGAActacttcctcttctctcaCAGACGATTGAACAAGAGATCACTGACAGAGAGCGAGCCACATCACAGAATACTGAGAGACGATTCACGG GTGCACTGGTTCCAGCAGCAACATgaaaaaaaacgtaagaagAGAGATTTCGAAGCAACGTCCTTTGCCACATTCGGCGATTATCCTCCGTTCTTCGAAGATTTCGGACCACGACCGAGACAAGCGTCGTTCCATCGGCAAAGAAATCGGGGTGTACcctttcaaaatttattcacCGATCCATTATTTAAGGAGCAGTGGTACCTG aaCGGTGGTGCCAAAGATGGATACGACATGAATTTAGGACCAGCCTGGCAAAAGGGTTACACGGGTAAAGGCGTAGTCGTGTCCATATTAGACGATGGTATTCAAACTAATCATCCGGATCTTGCGTTGAACTATGATCACGAGGCGAGTTATGACATCAATGATAACGACTCGGATCCAATGCCACGGGACAATGGTGACAACAAGCATGGCACTCGTTGTGCTGGCGAGGTCGCAGCAGTAGCTTTTAACCAATACTGCGGCGTTGGTGTTGCTTATAATTCCAGCATCGGAG GCGTGCGAATGCTCGATGGCCCGGTAAACGATGCCGTCGAAGCCAGAGCGCTAGGATTGAATCCTGATcacatagacatatatagCGCTTCTTGGGGCCCAGAAGACGATGGGAAGACGGTCGATGGTCCTGGTCCGCTTGCTAGAAGGGCTTTTATTTACGGAGTAACAAGC GGTCGGAAAGGAAAAGGCTCGATATTCGTTTGGGCTTCCGGTAACGGTGGTAGACACACGGACTCGTGTAATTGCGATGGGTATACGAACAGCATCTTCACGTTGTCGATATCGAGCGCAACTCAAGGTGGTTACAAACCGTGGTACTTGGAAGAATGTAGCTCGACCTTGGCCTCGACGTATTCTTCGGGAACACCAGGGAACGATAAAAGCGTTGCCACGGTAGACATGGACGCTAAGTTACGACCCGATCACATATGCACCGTAGAACATACAGGGACATCCGCGTCAGCCCCATTGGCGGCTGGTATCGCTGCATTGGCTCTAGAAGCAAATCCAAGTTTAACCTGGAGAGACATGCAATACCTCGTAGTGTTAACGTCGAGATCCGGACCCCTCGAAAAGGAACCCGGTTGGATACTGAACGGGGTCAAGAGAAAAGTCTCTCACAAGTTTGGATACGGGCTTATGGACGCAGGCGCTATGGTCAGTCTAGCCGAACAATGGACCAACGTGCCACCACAGCACATCTGCAAATCCGacgaaataaacgaagaacGGCCCATCGATCCTACTTACGGATATACATTGAGCGTATATATGGATGTTACCGGATGCGCCGGATCCTTGAACGAAGTTCGTTTTCTCGAGCACGTTCAGTGCAAG GTATCTCTGAGATTTTTCCCACGAGGTAATCTAAGGTTACTGTTAACCTCGCCGATGGGTACCACGTCAACTCTACTTTTCGAAAGACCACGAGATGTTCTCAGCTCCAGTTTCGACGATTGGCCTTTCCTCAGTGTACATTTCTGGGGCGAGAAAGCCGACGGACGTTGGACGTTGCAGATCATTAACGCCGGAAGTCGGCACGTCAATTCCCCAG GTATACTGAAGAAGTGGCAGCTGATATTCTATGGCACAGCAACGAACCCTATCAGGATACGGACACGTCAATTTAACCCG AGTTACCAGGGCCCCTACGCTGGTGCAGCTTCTAACGTCCACGCATCGGTGGCCACTCTCGATGGTTCCTCGGCTCCTCTCCTGACGAATCGGCTACCAGGCGATACAGCAGCAGCTTCCGGCTTTGATTCACCATCGGTTCCGTCCTCTCAGATAGCAGACGGTTCCTTGGACACCACTAGGCAGATACTTCACGACTGCGATCCACAATGTGATTCTCAAGGTTGCTACGGAAAGGGTCCAACGCAATGTGTCGCCTGTAAGAATTATCGGCTGGACAA TACGTGCGTCAGTCGCTGTCCTCCACGAAGTTTTCCGAATCAAGGTGGTGTTTGTTGGCCTTGTCACGAGTCCTGTGAAATTTGCGCTGGCGCTGGTCAAGACTCTTGCCTATCGTGCGCACCCGCTCATCTGCGAGTTACCGATCTGGCCGTTTGCCTTCAACAATGTCCGGAGGGTTATTACGAGA ATACGGAGAACAGCACGTGTGTGCCCTGCGAGGCCAATTGCGCCAGCTGCCAGGACAGACCGGACAAGTGCACCAGCTGTGAGCATCATTTGGTGATGCACGAGAACAAATGTTACGCGGCCTGTCCTCTTTACACGTACGAAACGCAGGACTATAATTGCGCACCCTGTCATCCCAGCTGCGAGTCGTGTAATGGCACGTCTGAAAATCAATGTATAGCTTGCCGACctaatttattctctcttggTG GAACCTGTCGAGCCTCTTGTCCAGCTGGTTACAGTGCCGATAAAAAACGACGCGAGTGCGTATCCTGTCCACCAGGATGCCTGACATGTGCAACCTCTAGCTGCATAAGTTGCATCGAAGGTTGGAGTATAAACAAGAAAGGCGTATGCGCGCCGGAAAGTCGAAATCGTTGCGACACTGCTGAATATTACGACGACGGACATTGCAAGCCTTGTCACTCGACTTGCGAAAGTTGTGCCGGGCCCACCGAGGACTTCTGTATATCTTGTCAAAGTCCTCTCTTACTTCAAGGTCGTCGATGCGTCTCGCAATGCGACGACGGATATTACTCAGTCGCTCAACCCTCGAGGCCGATTTGCGTGCCTTGTTTGCATACTTGTAAGAGTTGCGTCTCGCGACTTAACTGCACTGCCTGTCAAGATGGTTTACAACTTCAGAGTGGCGAATGCAGATCGTCGTGCGCGCAAGG CTATTACAGTGACAGAGGCCAATGCGCCAAATGTTATCTATCGTGTAAAACTTGTTCGGGTCCCAGAAGAGATCAATGCGTGACTTGTCCAACAGGTTGGCAATTAGCAGCTGGCGAATGTCATCCTGAATGTCCGGAAGGTTTCTTTAAGTCTAATTTTGGTTGTCAAAAGTGTCACCATTATTGTCGTACGTGTAAAG gcGAGGGTCCACTCGAGTGTACGTCTTGTCCGGCACATTCCATGTTGGAAGGTGGTTTGTGCATGGAATGTCTCGGTGCACAGTATTACGATCCGTTGACGCAACTTTGCAAGAATTGTCATGCGGATTGTCGTAGGTGTACAGGACCCGGGAAATTCAGTTGTGCCGCTTGCTCACCTCCTTTGCACTTGGACAAATTAAACAATCAATGCGTGCCCTGTTGTACGGGGCTAGAAAAGGGTCCACATGCCGACGAGTGTTGTCTCTGTGACCCGGAAACCG GTGGCTGCAGGAACAGTTCGCCGGCTGGCAAAAGAAGGGTACCATCGAGAGACTCCTCGATATCCGAAGGATACGaagtaattgataaaaatcctGATAATAACGATTCGGCTTCGTTGGCCGTCACAGCAGCTACGACAATAGCCGTGGCCATCTGTTTAGCGTCGGTTGCACTTTTCGCAACGATATTCGTTGCTCTTCAA GCAATATCAGCGAGAAGACAAACAAATATGGGTTACACGCAATTGACTGTTCGAATGGAATCCGTGGACGACGTTGACGCTGATGATACGACGGAACTGATGacttag